A stretch of Cicer arietinum cultivar CDC Frontier isolate Library 1 chromosome 5, Cicar.CDCFrontier_v2.0, whole genome shotgun sequence DNA encodes these proteins:
- the LOC101495528 gene encoding uncharacterized protein produces the protein MTRRTNRSRDEAVSATRALNEFRQKDPSKFKREHDPKKADLWLQEIDKIFDILHCPDNAKVEYATYLMIGEAEYWWRCAKKMMETNHKELTCEAFKNKFLEKYFSKSARAEKEAQFLKLFENGLRYEIKELVGPLEICQYQVLVEKCKKVEQMKQSLLNRGAVSGPIIPQGHNDQHNRGMQHQQHKPYARPLGNARDQPRPQNGEGQGPKTPSQNQAYPKPGYFANECPERKDDRVVNSNNINDYIVRSTAKGRVYHINVEEAPSSSELIQGECLIAGKSLNVIYDSGATHSFISLDWVDSLQHIVTTFAV, from the exons ATGACTCGTCGCACAAACCGATCG AGGGATGAAGCAGTCAGTGCAACAAGAGCATTGAATGAATTTCGTCAAAAAGATCCATCTAAATTCAAAAGGGAACATGACCCAAAAAAGGCTGATCTTTGGCTGCAAGAAATCGATAAGATCTTCGATATCCTACACTGCCCTGACAATGCGAAAGTAGAGTATGCGACTTATTTAATGATTGGTGAAGCTGAATACTGGTGGCGATGTGCAAAGAAAATGATGGAGACAAATCATAAAGAGCTGACATGTGAGGCTTTCAAGAATAAGTTCCTAGAAAAATACTTCTCGAAAAGTGCTAGGGCTGAGAAGGAGGCCCAATTTCTGAAATT GTTCGAAAACGGGCTTAGGTATGAGATTAAGGAGTTAGTGGGGCCCTTGGAGATATGCCAATATCAAGTGTTAGTGGAGAAATGCAAGAAAGTGGAGCAGATGAAACAGAGCCTCCTGAATAGGGGTGCTGTAAGTGGACCCATCATACCTCAG GGACATAACGACCAACATAATAGGGGCATGCAACATCAGCAACACAAGCCATATGCCCGACCACTAGGGAATGCTAGAGATCAACCCCGACCTCAAAACGGGGAAGGTCAAGGGCCAAAAACCCCAAGTCAGAACCAGGCATACCCT AAACCAGGctattttgcaaatgaatgccCTGAACGGAAGGACGATAGAGTTGTCAACAGCAACAATATCAATGACTATATTGTACGCTCTACTGCCAAGGGACGTGTCTACCATATCAATGTAGAGGAAGCTCCATCTTCCTCTGAACTTATCCAAGGTGAGTGTTTAATTGCTGGAAAATCACTTAATGTAATATATGATTCGGGGGCAACGCACTCATTCATTTCATTGGATTGGGTGGATTCGCTCCAACATATTGTTACTACTTTTGCCGTTTGA